GTGCGGAACAGAAATCTGTGTCTAAGTCGGTGGGTAAGGCCAGTCCCGAAGAACGTCCAGCCGTCCTCGCAAAGGCGAAGGAACTGGCAGCACACGTAAAGGAACTGGAAGCCGAGGCTAATAAGGCGGCTGAAGAGGCTCGCGCAATTGCCATGCGCATCGACAACATTGTCAGCCCGGAAGCCCCCACCGGTGGGGAAGAGAACTTCACCGACCTAGAGCACGTGGGGGAGCGGCGCGACTTCGCCGCAGAAGGGTTTGAACCCAAGGATCACCTGGCAGTAGCCGAAGGGCTCGATGCCATTGATATGAAGCGGGGCGCTAAAGTATCCGGCTCGCGCTTCTACTACCTAAAGGGCATCGGCGCCCGCATGGAACTGGCATTCCTTACCATGGCATGGGACCAGGCCGAGGCTGCTGGTTTCGTCCCCATGATTACGCCCACCATGGTCAGCCCCCAAACAATGGGAGGCACCGGCTTTTTGGGTGCCCACGCTGACGAGATCTACCATCTAGAGGCAGACGACCTGTACTTGACGGGTACCTCCGAAGTGGCGTTGGCTGGCTACCACACTGACGAGATCTTGGATCTGTCTAACGGGCCGAAGCGCTACACCGGTTGGTCTACGTGCTACCGGCGCGAGGCCGGCGCTGCGGGCCGCGACACTCGCGGCATCATCCGCGTCCACCAGTTCAATAAGGTGGAAATGTTCAGCTACTGTCGCATTGAGGACGCAGCTGAAGAGCACAAGCGCTTGCTTGGGTGGGAACGCGAGATGCTGGGCAAGATGGAGCTTCCCTACCGGATCATCGATACTGCAGCAGGCGACCTTGGTTCTTCTGCGGCTCGCAAGTTTGACTGTGAAGCATGGCTCCCTTCGCAAGAGCGATGGATGGAGGTAACCTCCACTTCGAACTGCACTCAGTTCCAGGCCCGCCGGCTAGGAATTAGGGAACGCATTGAACAGGATGGGCGCCAGGTTACCCGCCCGGTAGCCACTCTAAATGGCACCCTGGCCACTACCAGGTGGCTAGTCGCCCTCTTCGAAAACCATCAGCAGGCTGACGGATCCCTGTATATTCCTAAGGCAATGCGCCCGTACCTGGGTGGTCGCGAACTGATCGAACCGGTGAATGCATAAGCTATACCAAACATTGAACGCGCAGGGACTCACCTTTTCGGCGTCAGAAAACATGCCCGTAACAGGAACGTTTATTCCGCCTGAATTCGGTGGGGACCTGCGCGTTAGTGGTGGTTCTAAAACGGCGCCACTGCCGCAGGTCGTCGCTGGCGAAGCACCCGCACAGGTGGTAGATGCTAGTGGCGATCAGCTAGTGGTCCCAGAACAGCTTAGGGGAGTAGATCCGGCGAAGCTGCTGGTTGCTTTTGACATTGACGGCACCATTTTGGGGCGCGATGGTTCTATGTCCAGCGCGGTGTTGCAATCGTTGCGCGCCTTAGACGCTGCTGGGGCCAATGTTGTTATTGCTACTGGCCGTTCCATTCCGGCAGTGGCTGGGGTGCTCACTCTGTTGCAGTTGCG
The genomic region above belongs to Winkia neuii and contains:
- the serS gene encoding serine--tRNA ligase, with translation MIDLRALEADPTPGYASQKARGEDPALIDQAIAADRKRREALSEFESARAEQKSVSKSVGKASPEERPAVLAKAKELAAHVKELEAEANKAAEEARAIAMRIDNIVSPEAPTGGEENFTDLEHVGERRDFAAEGFEPKDHLAVAEGLDAIDMKRGAKVSGSRFYYLKGIGARMELAFLTMAWDQAEAAGFVPMITPTMVSPQTMGGTGFLGAHADEIYHLEADDLYLTGTSEVALAGYHTDEILDLSNGPKRYTGWSTCYRREAGAAGRDTRGIIRVHQFNKVEMFSYCRIEDAAEEHKRLLGWEREMLGKMELPYRIIDTAAGDLGSSAARKFDCEAWLPSQERWMEVTSTSNCTQFQARRLGIRERIEQDGRQVTRPVATLNGTLATTRWLVALFENHQQADGSLYIPKAMRPYLGGRELIEPVNA